One part of the Vibrio palustris genome encodes these proteins:
- the rarD gene encoding EamA family transporter RarD — protein MQTQPNVILGVILNVIGSACFALMFAYTPWLSELNGEEIYGWRVTLTLPLLTIFIVMKGYWPQVTDILTRIRRDPYFLLSRLISALLIGIQIWLFLWGPVNDYALAVSLGYFIMPMTVVLVGQFAFKDRMSRFQKLACLLALAGVINQLVISQTLSWPTLVVCLGYPLYFWIRVKTHTNHIGGMWFDTMLSLPVSVFFIVQGGDVIHTFTTHVDLIWLVFGLGVISTLALAFQSLSAPHLNLSLFGLLVYVEPFLLTWVAILLGETIAPSEWPTYIAIFSAVFVLMIEGILRMRRPRDS, from the coding sequence ATGCAAACGCAACCCAACGTTATTCTTGGCGTGATTTTAAATGTGATTGGCTCTGCTTGCTTTGCGTTGATGTTTGCTTATACGCCCTGGTTAAGTGAACTCAATGGCGAAGAAATTTATGGATGGCGTGTCACATTGACGTTGCCATTATTAACCATTTTTATCGTGATGAAGGGGTATTGGCCTCAGGTTACCGATATATTGACAAGGATTCGGCGTGATCCCTATTTTTTGTTATCTCGATTGATATCAGCTTTGTTAATCGGTATTCAAATTTGGCTGTTTCTATGGGGGCCTGTCAATGATTACGCACTGGCGGTGTCATTAGGGTACTTTATTATGCCGATGACGGTGGTGTTGGTTGGGCAATTTGCTTTTAAAGATCGGATGTCTCGCTTTCAGAAGTTAGCCTGCTTACTGGCTTTAGCTGGCGTTATCAATCAATTAGTAATATCGCAAACCCTTAGTTGGCCAACCTTGGTGGTGTGTTTAGGGTATCCTCTCTATTTTTGGATTCGTGTTAAAACCCATACCAATCATATTGGTGGTATGTGGTTTGATACCATGCTGAGCCTCCCTGTTAGTGTGTTTTTTATTGTACAGGGTGGCGATGTGATCCACACATTTACCACGCATGTGGACTTAATATGGCTAGTGTTTGGCTTGGGCGTGATTAGTACCTTAGCGCTTGCATTTCAGTCTTTATCTGCCCCTCATCTTAATCTCAGCTTATTTGGCTTACTGGTTTATGTTGAGCCATTTTTATTAACTTGGGTGGCGATTTTACTCGGCGAAACCATTGCCCCAAGTGAGTGGCCGACTTACATTGCCATCTTCTCAGCCGTGTTTGTGTTGATGATTGAAGGCATACTCAGGATGAGGCGTCCAAGGGATAGCTAG
- a CDS encoding glycosyltransferase family 9 protein produces MKMKTALRHIDRYRRKKMAIFDPVLYKALSYDTYHQDTLIPVEQVQRILIVRNNKRIGNMFFLLPFVKQIRTAYPHAHITLLLSQSWQGQIFDGVGVDDIRYSNFSFGKAAAFFSEIKQLKKTVFDLIVAPYSSVEDSLISAMLAGKNKVSVAHAKRNSAFTHVFEKNTAETHSALHQLFLIEALTQQPLVYANHEMIFTEEELALGVKEKQVLCDNEFKVIAFFRGARGAKKLTDDKWRSILDTIQGLSPLPIRWIEILSPDIQQPLMPNGLTYQNSNMRRLGCFIKNVTAFISCDTGPLHLADAAGAKCIGLFTHTCPKKYGVLGEASINIDDVGSLEKRGELQQLFNESHIEIYRHDHR; encoded by the coding sequence ATGAAAATGAAGACTGCTTTACGTCATATTGACCGTTATCGCCGTAAAAAAATGGCTATCTTTGACCCCGTGCTATATAAGGCGCTGAGCTATGATACTTATCATCAGGATACATTGATCCCGGTTGAGCAAGTGCAGAGGATTTTGATCGTTCGTAACAATAAAAGAATCGGCAACATGTTTTTTTTACTGCCATTTGTTAAACAAATACGCACAGCCTATCCTCATGCTCACATTACTTTACTGCTCTCTCAGAGCTGGCAGGGGCAAATATTTGATGGGGTAGGCGTTGATGATATTCGGTATTCGAATTTTTCATTTGGAAAAGCGGCCGCATTTTTCTCCGAAATTAAACAGCTAAAAAAAACCGTGTTTGATCTGATTGTGGCTCCGTACTCATCGGTGGAAGATAGCTTAATCTCTGCAATGTTAGCCGGTAAAAATAAAGTGTCAGTGGCTCATGCGAAGAGAAACAGCGCCTTTACTCATGTGTTTGAGAAAAATACCGCAGAGACACATAGTGCTCTGCATCAATTGTTTTTAATTGAAGCATTAACGCAACAACCACTTGTTTATGCTAACCATGAGATGATATTTACGGAGGAAGAGCTAGCGTTGGGGGTGAAAGAAAAGCAAGTACTGTGTGATAACGAGTTTAAGGTTATCGCCTTCTTTCGCGGCGCTCGCGGTGCGAAAAAACTAACCGATGATAAGTGGCGAAGTATTCTTGATACGATACAAGGGTTAAGTCCATTACCGATAAGGTGGATTGAAATTTTAAGTCCTGATATCCAACAGCCTTTAATGCCGAATGGTTTAACTTACCAAAATAGTAATATGCGTCGGTTAGGGTGTTTTATAAAAAATGTGACGGCATTTATATCGTGTGATACAGGGCCTTTGCACTTGGCGGATGCGGCTGGGGCAAAGTGTATTGGGCTATTTACGCATACGTGTCCTAAAAAGTATGGCGTATTAGGCGAAGCAAGTATCAATATTGACGATGTTGGTTCATTGGAAAAGCGTGGCGAATTACAGCAACTATTTAATGAAAGCCACATAGAGATTTATCGTCATGATCATCGATAA
- a CDS encoding helix-turn-helix transcriptional regulator, producing MQRTREELATFLRSRRERLLPTDVGLPSSGRRRTPGLRREEVAALAGVGLTWYTWLEQGRDIGVSTTFLDNLASVLKLDAAERRHLFLLAHERPPTEPGKTFCKVPPLIRRLMNDIPQHPAYVFNLRWDVLAFNDKANQLFNFERHPVERRNLLWMLFTDPDLRTLFVGWEQQAPRILSSFRRDYARANQETDIRELVDELQKVSPEFNTWWQQHDVHAPCTGIRDLQVNGEIVTFDHTSLTIDAERHLRLVVYAQSEQNY from the coding sequence ATGCAACGAACCCGCGAAGAGCTCGCAACGTTTTTACGTTCACGCCGTGAACGGCTTTTACCAACAGATGTTGGCCTACCCAGCAGTGGCAGACGGCGAACACCTGGACTGCGCCGCGAAGAAGTTGCGGCACTCGCCGGGGTCGGATTAACTTGGTACACATGGCTGGAACAAGGAAGAGATATTGGGGTATCAACCACCTTTTTAGATAATCTAGCAAGCGTTCTCAAACTCGATGCAGCGGAACGTCGTCACCTCTTTCTATTGGCTCATGAACGCCCACCGACGGAACCCGGAAAAACCTTTTGTAAGGTTCCACCTCTCATTCGCCGCCTCATGAATGATATCCCCCAACATCCGGCTTATGTATTCAATCTGCGTTGGGATGTTCTCGCTTTCAACGACAAAGCAAACCAACTGTTTAATTTCGAACGACACCCAGTTGAACGGCGTAACCTGCTTTGGATGCTATTTACCGACCCGGATTTACGTACACTGTTTGTCGGCTGGGAGCAGCAGGCTCCTCGCATACTGTCGAGTTTTCGTCGCGACTATGCCCGAGCTAATCAGGAAACGGATATCCGCGAGTTAGTGGATGAATTACAGAAAGTATCACCGGAGTTTAATACTTGGTGGCAACAGCACGATGTGCATGCCCCGTGTACTGGCATTCGCGATCTACAAGTTAATGGTGAAATTGTCACGTTTGACCACACCTCATTAACCATCGATGCCGAGCGCCATTTACGCTTGGTGGTTTATGCGCAAAGTGAGCAAAATTATTGA
- a CDS encoding metal-dependent hydrolase — MDSLTQVVLGSTVSYAVFGHRLGRKALLVGAAFGTLPDLDVLINFGGDIENFVYHRSFSHSLLVQLLASPLLAWLLLRMNWAKTVSITRWSVGIFLILSTHALLDSFTVYGTQLLWPLSTYPFSTSSIFIIDPLYTVPLLVACVLLCFARMRPYAAIINTTALIISSLYLAWGLGAKALINDKIDNALAKHNITFTHFVSTPTPFNTLLWRAVAVTNQGHYEIYASIFDTPDDVDIQFYPTDNTLLAQFKDTKRVRLLQLFTKGLYGVYQQDKQVVLSDLRMGLEGYYTFSFVIAEQHDQHFTLGSYQKIRSQFPREKLQLIWSRITDPSVELSSVPPNDLGSQ, encoded by the coding sequence TTGGATTCACTCACACAAGTGGTATTGGGTAGTACGGTTTCTTACGCTGTATTTGGTCACCGGCTTGGGCGTAAGGCGTTATTAGTCGGGGCGGCGTTTGGTACCTTGCCAGATCTAGATGTGCTGATTAATTTTGGGGGTGATATTGAGAACTTTGTTTATCATCGCAGTTTTAGTCACTCTTTACTGGTTCAACTTTTAGCTAGCCCCTTATTGGCGTGGCTACTCTTGAGAATGAATTGGGCAAAAACGGTGTCGATAACCCGTTGGTCGGTCGGTATCTTTTTAATATTGAGTACCCATGCATTACTGGACAGTTTTACCGTCTATGGCACCCAGTTACTGTGGCCACTATCGACGTATCCTTTTAGTACTTCCAGTATATTTATTATTGACCCCCTTTATACCGTGCCGCTGCTCGTGGCTTGCGTATTACTTTGCTTTGCCCGTATGCGTCCGTACGCTGCAATTATCAATACGACAGCGCTGATTATTAGTTCGCTCTACTTAGCGTGGGGACTTGGGGCGAAAGCGCTGATTAACGATAAAATTGATAATGCGCTTGCGAAACATAACATCACGTTTACTCATTTTGTTAGCACTCCAACCCCGTTTAATACGTTGCTGTGGCGGGCTGTTGCGGTCACTAATCAAGGTCACTATGAAATTTATGCGTCGATATTTGATACGCCCGATGACGTCGATATACAGTTTTACCCAACCGACAATACATTGTTAGCCCAATTTAAAGACACTAAGCGTGTCAGGTTACTGCAGTTATTCACCAAGGGGCTGTATGGAGTATATCAACAAGATAAGCAAGTCGTTCTGAGCGATTTAAGAATGGGGTTGGAAGGGTATTATACGTTTTCATTTGTGATTGCTGAGCAACACGATCAGCATTTTACCCTTGGTTCATACCAAAAAATTCGTTCTCAATTTCCTAGGGAAAAACTGCAATTGATTTGGTCACGTATCACCGATCCGAGTGTCGAGTTATCAAGCGTACCGCCCAATGATCTCGGCTCACAATAA
- a CDS encoding MFS transporter, with product MHVHSRLISRDGSLNYSPPWRGLMVLLLAGFMTIFDLFVVNVAIPNMQTGLQASFAQIGWIVAGYELAFGVLLITGGRLGDMYGRRRLFIVGMAGFILASVGCGVAPNANILIGTRVLQGFAAALLFPQVYASIRVNFAGDDSRRAFGLLGMTLGLAAIAAQVLGGWLVHSNWFGLGWRSIFLINVPIGLLAVVAARWIPETHAEKRPLLDWVGVFMVSVGLLLLLVPLIEGPEHHWPTWSWWSMGSAVLMLILFYRYQERVRKFGQLPLVNMQLLFQKRFALGAVLVLLVYSTSSSFFLSFALLVQTGLGLDPFIAGSIFAPCSVGFVIASLTAPKLMARWSTHAIVGGALIYAVSIGGLILQVYAAGAGLVPVHLIPILVVVGVGQGLIMTPLLNLVLSFVNEQHAGMASGIISTVQQLGAALGVAVIGILFNHALSTQPDGAGLAGQYASAFVAGMLYNFGASLVVCWLLMKLVSKRKQK from the coding sequence ATGCATGTCCATTCTCGCTTGATTAGCCGTGACGGTTCTTTGAATTATTCACCGCCGTGGCGTGGTTTAATGGTGTTATTACTCGCTGGATTTATGACCATCTTTGATTTGTTTGTGGTGAATGTCGCCATTCCTAATATGCAAACAGGGCTTCAGGCCAGCTTCGCTCAAATCGGATGGATTGTGGCAGGTTATGAGTTGGCATTTGGAGTGCTACTTATCACAGGCGGAAGACTTGGTGATATGTATGGCCGTCGGCGTTTGTTTATAGTGGGGATGGCTGGTTTCATATTGGCTTCGGTTGGTTGTGGGGTTGCGCCTAATGCCAATATTCTGATTGGCACCCGCGTATTACAAGGATTCGCTGCGGCGCTGTTGTTTCCGCAGGTTTATGCATCGATTCGTGTGAATTTCGCTGGTGATGATAGCCGGCGTGCATTTGGTTTGTTAGGCATGACACTAGGGTTAGCGGCGATTGCGGCGCAGGTTTTAGGCGGTTGGTTGGTACACAGTAACTGGTTTGGATTAGGCTGGCGAAGCATCTTTTTGATTAATGTGCCTATTGGATTGCTCGCTGTGGTGGCTGCTCGGTGGATTCCAGAAACTCATGCAGAAAAACGGCCACTATTGGATTGGGTCGGCGTATTCATGGTGAGTGTCGGGCTATTACTGCTGTTAGTGCCGCTGATTGAAGGGCCAGAACATCATTGGCCAACTTGGAGCTGGTGGTCGATGGGCAGCGCAGTGCTTATGTTGATACTGTTTTATCGATACCAAGAACGGGTGAGAAAATTCGGCCAATTACCCTTGGTGAATATGCAGCTGTTATTTCAAAAGCGCTTTGCTCTCGGCGCTGTATTGGTGTTACTGGTATATTCCACATCCAGCTCATTTTTCTTAAGTTTTGCTTTGCTTGTGCAAACTGGGCTCGGGCTGGATCCATTTATCGCTGGCAGTATTTTTGCTCCATGTAGTGTGGGATTTGTAATTGCCTCATTAACTGCGCCAAAGTTAATGGCTCGGTGGAGTACTCATGCAATTGTTGGTGGCGCGCTGATTTATGCCGTGTCGATCGGTGGGTTAATTCTACAAGTGTATGCCGCGGGTGCCGGTTTAGTCCCTGTTCATCTTATTCCTATTTTGGTCGTGGTGGGGGTTGGTCAAGGCTTAATTATGACACCGTTACTTAATTTAGTACTGAGTTTTGTCAACGAGCAGCACGCTGGAATGGCTTCTGGCATCATCTCAACGGTTCAACAGTTGGGCGCAGCACTAGGCGTCGCGGTGATCGGCATTTTGTTTAATCATGCATTATCAACCCAGCCTGATGGCGCTGGGTTAGCGGGGCAGTATGCCTCAGCGTTTGTCGCCGGAATGCTGTATAACTTTGGCGCATCGCTTGTAGTCTGTTGGTTATTGATGAAATTGGTATCAAAGCGTAAGCAAAAGTAA
- a CDS encoding beta-glucosidase, with protein MSYAAKKLRYLIVLSLSSHIGLSMAANTNHEGEMTMDNQYQQRAKTLMAQMSMSEKLDLLSGPGMDLTTYTGNSAINLDPKYAVEGVAGYINGVKNDHIDIPAIKLADGPAGLRISPTREGTDDTFYATSWPIGSLLASSWDTELVEKVGQAAGDEVRRYGVDFLLAPGMNIQRNPLSGRNFEYYSEDPVVSGEMAAAMVNGIQSNGVGATIKHFAANNAETNRFFSDSKVSPRVLREIYLRGFQIAVSESQPWAVMTSYNKLNGAYTGHRHDLLTDVLRNEWGFKGLVMSDWFASNVTGLATDFKSYATKPDHDSAAEQIKAGNDLIEPGGLKADLEASLKSGELSAADVDRSALAILTQIQKTPSFKHLPYNNDPDLKAHGQLARTAAAESMVLLKNAQQALPYSKNTKVASFGTVQINTLKGGTGSGEVNSEKAISIAQGLGQRFELDDAITQYYRDYWDENKQESDSLLSKHAFAEEPDIEGNPQLQQLIANAAKQDAAAVITIGRQAGEGKDRTATRGDYLLTTQELALIDTVSTAFHQANKTVTVVLNVNGVVDTHEWQDKVDGILMAYMGGQQTGYAVADILSGAVNPSGKLAQTIPMNYDDVPSAKTFPGKQDEHHSGMTNVDYNEGLLVGYRYYTTEQKPVAYPFGFGLSYTDFHYEDVQVSHNGLNDKSDKAELTLSAKIHNTGKVAGKEVVELYVAAPKNSLEKPAYELKAFTKTPLIDAGKSSTVSMSVTAKRLASFDPDRHAWVVAPGDYQFYVAPSSNVSEVTPLKVHIDHEIVVERTSKGALESIK; from the coding sequence GTGTCTTACGCAGCAAAAAAATTGCGCTACTTGATCGTATTAAGCTTATCAAGCCATATTGGTTTGAGTATGGCAGCCAATACCAATCATGAAGGTGAAATGACGATGGATAATCAATATCAGCAACGTGCCAAGACACTCATGGCACAGATGTCAATGAGTGAAAAACTCGATTTACTCTCCGGACCTGGCATGGATCTCACGACCTACACCGGTAATTCGGCCATCAACCTTGATCCTAAATATGCAGTAGAAGGCGTGGCAGGGTATATCAATGGTGTGAAAAATGATCATATTGATATTCCAGCAATAAAACTTGCTGATGGTCCAGCTGGATTGCGCATATCACCAACACGAGAAGGCACTGACGATACCTTTTATGCCACCAGTTGGCCCATTGGTTCTTTACTGGCTTCCAGTTGGGATACTGAGTTAGTCGAGAAAGTGGGCCAAGCGGCTGGCGATGAAGTTAGGCGTTACGGCGTCGATTTTTTATTAGCTCCTGGGATGAATATTCAGCGTAACCCTCTTTCCGGGCGAAACTTTGAGTATTACTCAGAAGACCCTGTCGTGTCTGGTGAAATGGCAGCGGCTATGGTTAATGGTATCCAATCTAACGGTGTCGGTGCGACGATTAAGCATTTTGCCGCGAATAACGCGGAAACTAATCGCTTTTTTAGTGACTCGAAAGTGAGTCCCCGTGTCTTACGTGAAATTTATCTCCGGGGTTTTCAAATCGCTGTATCTGAGTCACAACCGTGGGCGGTGATGACGTCATACAATAAACTCAACGGTGCGTATACTGGTCATCGTCACGATTTATTAACGGATGTATTGCGTAATGAGTGGGGATTTAAAGGCCTTGTGATGTCGGATTGGTTTGCCAGTAATGTGACTGGCTTAGCAACGGATTTTAAAAGCTATGCCACTAAACCCGATCATGACTCTGCCGCAGAGCAAATCAAAGCCGGTAACGATTTAATTGAGCCGGGCGGGTTAAAAGCGGATCTTGAAGCCTCTTTGAAAAGCGGTGAGCTAAGCGCCGCGGACGTAGACCGCAGTGCATTGGCCATTTTAACTCAGATCCAAAAAACACCATCATTTAAGCACTTACCTTACAACAATGATCCCGATCTAAAAGCACATGGCCAGTTGGCACGCACAGCGGCGGCAGAAAGTATGGTGCTGCTGAAAAATGCACAGCAAGCGCTGCCATACTCTAAGAATACTAAAGTAGCCTCGTTTGGTACTGTCCAGATCAATACGTTAAAAGGTGGGACTGGCAGCGGTGAGGTGAACTCAGAGAAAGCGATTTCCATTGCTCAAGGATTAGGGCAGCGGTTCGAATTGGATGATGCTATTACGCAGTACTATCGCGATTATTGGGATGAAAATAAGCAGGAGAGTGACAGCCTTTTGAGCAAGCATGCGTTTGCAGAGGAACCTGATATTGAAGGTAACCCACAATTACAACAGTTGATCGCGAATGCTGCCAAACAAGATGCCGCTGCGGTGATCACGATTGGGCGTCAGGCTGGTGAGGGCAAAGATCGCACGGCAACACGCGGCGATTATTTGCTGACTACGCAAGAATTAGCACTGATTGATACTGTCTCGACTGCTTTTCATCAGGCAAATAAAACCGTAACTGTTGTACTTAACGTCAATGGCGTCGTGGATACTCATGAGTGGCAAGATAAGGTCGATGGTATTTTAATGGCGTATATGGGCGGTCAACAGACGGGGTATGCGGTTGCGGACATTTTATCTGGAGCAGTAAATCCAAGTGGTAAGCTTGCACAAACTATTCCCATGAATTACGACGATGTTCCTTCAGCGAAAACGTTCCCCGGAAAACAAGATGAACATCACTCAGGCATGACCAATGTCGATTACAACGAAGGCTTATTGGTGGGATATCGCTATTACACCACCGAGCAAAAACCAGTGGCATATCCGTTTGGCTTTGGTTTGTCTTACACCGACTTTCACTATGAAGACGTGCAGGTGAGCCACAATGGTTTAAACGATAAATCGGATAAAGCGGAATTAACACTCAGTGCCAAGATTCATAATACAGGTAAAGTGGCCGGAAAAGAGGTGGTTGAGCTATATGTGGCGGCGCCGAAAAATTCGTTAGAAAAACCAGCTTACGAGTTGAAGGCCTTTACGAAAACTCCGCTAATTGATGCAGGTAAAAGCAGCACCGTCAGTATGAGTGTGACCGCAAAAAGATTAGCAAGCTTTGATCCAGACCGTCATGCGTGGGTGGTTGCCCCTGGAGATTATCAATTCTACGTTGCGCCCTCATCAAATGTGTCTGAGGTGACACCTCTTAAAGTACATATTGACCATGAAATAGTGGTTGAGCGCACCAGCAAAGGCGCACTAGAGAGTATTAAATAA
- a CDS encoding tautomerase family protein: protein MPFTRIALSKERFETVHAKISIILQQCLEEHFDVPTEDCFQMFDIFEPQQIKFNSYYPNLTQGRSESGILFHIFAGKTRSHAQKRALYRALNQRLTHEITISAEDIMVIIQFNNVEDWSFSSGLSAKDL from the coding sequence ATGCCATTCACGCGTATTGCACTCAGTAAAGAGCGCTTTGAAACGGTTCATGCAAAGATTTCGATCATTTTACAGCAGTGTTTGGAAGAACATTTTGATGTGCCAACTGAAGACTGCTTTCAGATGTTTGATATCTTTGAGCCACAGCAAATTAAGTTCAATTCATATTATCCAAATCTAACCCAAGGGCGCAGCGAATCAGGGATTCTATTTCACATTTTTGCTGGAAAGACACGCAGCCATGCTCAAAAACGAGCTTTATACCGAGCACTTAATCAACGATTAACACATGAAATCACCATTAGTGCAGAAGACATCATGGTGATTATTCAATTTAATAATGTGGAAGACTGGTCTTTTTCTTCCGGTCTCTCTGCTAAAGATTTATAA
- a CDS encoding DUF4865 family protein, which translates to MIAMQYTFVLPSDYSMEQIENRIKNKGHLLNGYPGLVFKAYLYARKDAKNYHSPVNSYAPFYVWENHHSMMSFLNSDGFKALCEQFGQPSVKTWFIESAPVEPTSQHHFACMQPSGAQTIDVCGINYHSWQALKLKWISDSELNEYQNTPLYALGYIAHGLTSSH; encoded by the coding sequence ATGATTGCAATGCAATATACATTCGTTCTACCTTCCGACTATTCGATGGAACAGATAGAAAACCGCATAAAAAACAAAGGGCATCTATTGAATGGTTACCCCGGATTGGTGTTCAAAGCTTATTTATACGCTCGTAAAGATGCAAAAAATTATCATAGCCCTGTTAATAGTTATGCCCCTTTCTACGTTTGGGAAAATCATCATTCCATGATGTCATTTCTCAATAGTGATGGATTCAAAGCCCTATGTGAGCAATTTGGCCAACCAAGTGTGAAAACTTGGTTTATTGAATCCGCGCCAGTAGAACCGACAAGCCAACATCACTTCGCATGCATGCAGCCTAGCGGTGCACAAACAATCGATGTTTGTGGTATCAATTACCACTCTTGGCAAGCGCTCAAGTTGAAATGGATTAGCGACTCAGAGCTCAATGAATATCAAAATACGCCTCTTTACGCATTGGGTTATATCGCTCATGGGTTAACCTCCAGTCACTAA